ttacatatacattatataaaattaatatactgtatgtatgctgtACTAAAAGCTTGTGAAAACGGTAACGTGccaaatctaaatatatcagacatgtcattgttattattattattagtatcattctTAAGTCAATTACAATTGcgacaaaaaaatcaataaaatagaaAAGCAAAGAGATAAACAGAcattctttttttctatttttttatttccatatatatatttatatttgcccACTAGCTATCAATATCATTAAATGTTCTATGTTAATAGAAGCCATGTATGTGTCCATGACACAAGTGGAGCTTAATAATAAGCATGTCAATATGGAAAAACTCTGTTTTTATTAACAGGTCGagccatgtttgtttataggagCTCGCAATGATATTCTATATGTACTTTATGGCGACAATGAGGGTGAGACCACCCAATCCTTACGCCCTTTGTATGAAAAATGAGAAGCCCCTGTGTAAACATCAGAGAGGAAATATTAATTAAGTTGTCGCTGTGGAGGAGTTGGTATGGTGGttgagaacaaaaaacaaatcagcaaAGGAGAGAAGCTAATGTGGAGAAATGTCACAGTAACAGTGAATTGAACGTAGATATGTGTCATTGTGCATGTTGTTGTGGTAGAGAAGCAGCCTGTGGAATGTGTGTGGGGGATGTAGATCAGATTTCGGGGTGACCTTGAATGCGCCTTGTAGCTGACACTGCACAGTCTGTTTGTGGACGTTTTGAAGTTGAAATTGTCTTTTAggctacacacaaaaaaaaaagatacttggtgCATTTTGGTGTGACTCGCTTAGCgtgtttttgtcatgggacTAAAGGACGCACAGGAAAGAACATATGCTTAAAGCAAGGACTTGATTGGACAGCTTTTGCGACATATTATGTgatgtaactcaaatattccaaacctaAAGTTTAATATTCTGCTGTATTCAAGAGAGCACTGTTGTCACACACATCGGAGGAGGgagcagagcagagagacaACACTTGCGTTGTCTCTTTCGTAGCTGTCATTTCTGCGTgcattttgctgtcattttaacaccgGTCCCCCTCTTTGGTCCATGTAgcattcacatttgagctcagaTGAAGCAAACggcaccagagttcacttgcaCTTGCACGTTTCTCCATCAGCTTGTTTAGTGCACACCAGGGTTTGGGTGATCGCGTTCACACTTGAACAAATGAACCATACCAGCAGAACAAACACACCAGAGTTCCTTTCAAcccaagtgtgaacgcacccttagGTCACTTCTTCTCTAAATACTTAAAGTAGATGTAAATCCTTTGCAGGTTTTGGAATTGCTTTCACTTTTATCTTTACTAATTCAAAAGCATGTTCTATTGTTTTGACATCAAGTGACATTTTTGGTCTTTAAAGAGCATGTATTTGCTTCCAAAAAGTTGGATTGCACTGAGCCACAGAcaggataataataatgagaataTGTGGCagctcctgtttttttttttgttctgtccaGCCaatagggcagatagtattgttgctctaaatgcccttactgtacgtgctcaacagatttgctctgccagggaaaagtgtgaggtACGCTTCCCCTGCTAAACagaatttatttaactttgGGAGCGGCCggactggagcaggaggggctggagaagaagagagaagaaaacagaggagggagtgcggggacaagagagggacaataaagagagagacaaggacaacagcaacaacaacaattgtgccaacaataacaaaacaacagaaacaaacaggactacatcagcacatGTCTGTGAAGGCTTTAAAGACCATGACGGAAacgacaaaataatatcaacaaccacaatgataatactgcattgaaacagtcatacatattagtagtaatagtagtaatgacattattaactatgatagtgatcagaatgacaacTCTAATAACTATCatcatattgccgacatcaccgtcactgtaataaaaccagtaataaaacataataacaccctggttcaCTCAGTGAGTTCTGTGGggaagtatgtactgtatgtactgcagtgtgcatgtgtactgcatgtgtactgcatgtgtgtacAGGAATCTATGCGTGCATGtcttcatgtactgtatataaatgtgcGCGGatgtgtgagcgtgtaattgGCACTGAGAAAGCGTGAAAGAAGAGGGACTGCCTCCCGCCACCCAGCAGGTTCCGCCCCACACAGTCAGGCCGAGTCCCCACCACCAGAAAGCCACCGGGCCCACAGGGGCGGGCAGCACCAATACCAGCCCACCGAAAGCCAGCCCACAGAGCCCTCGCCCTCGGGAAGTctagcaaggggccgcagagaggcaatcccaaccagaaacagggcgccagcgggccggaggacagcgaacccccgagaccggcgagagatcacacccggGGGCCACATACCAGCaagcccagagacgcccccgcaACCGGAAAGGAGCCCGCCAATGACGGAAgcaagaccagcagcagactAGCCGctggaccccaccagccaccggaAGCCAGACCACCCACCCGCCCCCAGAACCGGCAGTGCACCACCCACGCACTGGAGTACCActcccgacaagcccacagacagaccgtgGGAGGCAAATACACACAGCAGCCCAGAAAAGCACAAAGACCGTCGgtgacaaacgcccaagcgcccggagAGCACCACAACGCCGGCAGACCCGGCCCCAGGGCGCACGctccccaccccccgcccgTCACCCTGGCCCACGGTCCCCATGAGCAAGACTAAGCCCCACCCCACCAGACAGCCCGGTCCCCCAGCAGCCACTATGGCACAGCAACCCCAAGCCACCACTGCGGCATGCACGGGCACCGCCCCCCGAATCCCACCCAAGCACACAGAACTGCCCATGGCCCAGGTCAGTCcaagggaagcaccgcaagcccccccccggcgcaaacCCCAGCATCAGCTCCTGTTTATGATTTCAAAGAATCATTCCTccctttgttaaaaaaaataaaaatgacgtcAGTCTTCCAGGAGCAACCTGCCCCCCACGTGTGTACTCACTGATAACTGCTGACCCTGATACAGATAAAATGTATCTAAAAAGGCTTCAGGAAGCATTCCTTACTGTTTTTTGGTACACACTTGCAGAGCAGATGttgattaaaacaaaacaaaaaaagtcaaggtcGCTTTTAGAGGATCAGACGGAGGAACGCTGTGAAATTCCCATGAACATAGATTAGGTTGGAAGGACACAGAGTGAATGATCACATTCACATTCCCTCCTTTTTTTAATATCTGATCCCACTTTTAAAAGATTGTTTTTGTGTAGACTTTTTAAATGTGGACAGTTATTGATGGAACGCTTGTGTTGGACCTCATTACAATGTGCAAGTAATGTAGTGATCGCAAACTTACCAACAGGAATATATAAAAAGAATATCTAAGCTTCACTCTCtctctttgtgtgtttgcagccAACTTGTTGGACTCCATACTGTTTCGGAATGGCTGGAAGGGCGAGTCGGAGCGGCGGTCTGAGGGGGGCAGCAGCAACAGTGCGTCCACTGTCACCGTCCACAACATGCTGTGGTGTCACTGCAACAGCAATTGTCCTGAGGACTCTGTCAACAACACTTGCATGTatgctaacacacacaaaaacacgccTAGTGTATTAaagtaaacatgtaaaaatgacatcaggaggttgcctacagccacagccacAGTGTTTTTCCTGACCCAGCGCTGATTAGAGACCCTgctggttatttgcttttgcagaCAATCCACCCGGCTACTGGAGGAGACTGTGGTGAATTGAATGCAGGTGTTAATAGAAGCGTTTATGGTACATACGTAtcgatacagtcgtccctcgctacttcgcgcttccaatttcacagcttcactctgttACGGTTTTTCAAGAgcatattaattaatgaatcatgttaattaataaatcacacaGCCTATTATAGATCAAATATATgcgtattgaagcaaattttacatataaattaagcattttcaatcaacaaaatggctaaatgaactaaaatacttaCTGTATAAAGCATTCATCCATTCAAcccttttctatgccacttgccCTCATTAGGGCAAGTGGGGGTGTGcaggagactatcccagctgactttgggcgagaggcggggtacaccctggactggtcgccagccaatcacagggcacatatagaaaaacaaccattcccactcacattcatacctatggacaatttagagtcgccaatgaacctaacatgcatgtttttggaatgatttTGGAATTGGAATAAAGCATTCATACAACGCATTCGAAGACGctatgaatgatatgtagtattctacactagtcactaggtgtcagtaatgttactgtaatgtttggtgagacacacacctgACTTGATCGCCGTAAAAACAGGCTTTCAATgctggtttgaattatctcacaactgggacaataatccctaataaaaatccagaATAAAAAACACGGGCTCCTGTGGCAGCCCTAACCCAcgctaagctaaaactcaactctcaaccccctaggtcacttcctgtccgcccatcagtcagctcccctagggaacacatttatagcaacactcACGAACACGAGTGTTACTcatgtcttacatggcttagctttttttgttgactatattggataatacgagtgtaaaggtaaatatatgggtgttatttaacttctagagagctctaataatgttaaaaaatgtagttAGAAGGTTTTTATGCTCTAGCTACAGCatactccatttataaataaagaattcttagaaattcacttatcacggttgagtGTGGTACCAatgaactgcgataaacgagggattaccttACTTGTTGAGTTTGCTGCCCAAACgggctgctggagaaactgAAAGTGAACTCTAACAAaggatatccatccattttctatcccgcttgtcctcactagggtggcagGATTATGCTGGATCCTACAAGTAAGGCTATAttcaacttaaaaaacaaagtcaCTAGTAAACGAATTGTAGTCATGTACATTTTGGGAAGCATTTGACTGTATGATAGACGCTACCTAAAGCAAACGGAGTGAGGTTCCAGAGGCTGGTGAAGTTAGCTTGTCAATTTCTGTACTTTCAGAGAGTCTATGGACTCAGTGACTCGACTATTTTCAGCACAAAAACACTCTTTATTGTGTAACAGTTGAAGAGGTTTAACTCTGAGCTTCCAGTCAATCGGTCCTcacctttttgtctttgtttcgaCACATCAATTAGTAGGAAAATGTCTTTTACAGAGTACATAACTCAGGTCACATGTCATGTACTTTTATGTTGAATGTGGATGATTTTGTCAGGACGGATGGTTACTGCTTCAccaaggtggaggaggaggaggaaggggggcGCGCTGTCTTCATCACAGGCTGTCTGGGACTGGCTGGTTCCGAGTTCCAATGCAGAGTGAGTTCACTTCggtgtcttgtgtgtgtgtacagtgcaTTATGTATACTCACTGGTCACATGATTATGTAGTTGAGTGTCACTAGCAGTACATTTGTCTGTGTCTTGGTAGGACACATGGAACAGTCGCTCCAAGAGAGCTCTGGAGTGCTGCATGGATGAGGACTACTGCAACCGCAACCTTCATCCCACTCTTCGTCCACTGCAGACGTCAGGTGAGATGCGTGCTGTTTCCTCAAATACTGACTGTGAGGTGAAAGAGAATCTGCTGGCTGGGCATGTTCTCTCACCCTCTAATGAAAAGGACAGCGTCCCCCCAGGGCCTGCTTGAGTTTCTTGCCCTGAGACGGATGCGAGTTGTCCGTCCATCTGTCACTACGctgcgcacacatacacaatacacacTTTGTGTCGCTATCACACTTGTTTCACCGTTGCATCAGTCTGCATCAAACTCTTTGTTTCGCTTTTGGGTTAGTGTTATGGTTCATGTTTGCAGGAAGTATAATgcgactctcccaatgctaacatgtgtgaggctataatattatgaaaagaatatTTATGaagatttaaaaatattttaaatatattagtaaaaatatttaaaaaaaaaaccaatagCAAAAATGGTTCATACTAAAGTTCGTACTAAAAAGacgctttttcaccgatatcgtaaagctgagatgcgttttttttcttgaaatatatctaatCTTTGAGCTAGGCCTCTCACGATCACAAATTTTGCTTGTCtgtaattgtgctataaattatcgacgataatcgataatatTGACTTTTGTAATACCGTATTATCATTAATTGTATCATTCATTGATccctgtgtcatgtcacatttgagccactcgatggtactcaagtgtagtgtatctgtAAGAAGCACAGAAGATGCCGACTGAAGCACTAACGAATTACGgggcgtcaccacttcacataccctgggTATTGCGAGCTCGCGGCGCCCGGCACTATACATTCACGTcgccgatcaaacgccccaGCAAGCGCCGACCGCCGGGACAAATTcccccacagcacatccacactggaactgtggcattcggctgaGAAActcgcttttgtgctttcactcactttgtaactcttactgcggaagtacattttgctgcattaaAGTGcgctcagaaatcccagaaaattcactcaaaacatgtgacttCGTGactaaatgacgtggtgtctttgaacgcaactcctcattgctcataataacacagttgaagtcagattcaaatattctgctattaaagaaaccagtgataggtaaatagattttcagacatgtgtgccatctcttatcTTCATTaacattttcagttaatttggcgtTGTCaatacacataaatatatacagtataatcctgccttgtcattttttaaagtaaaatacagtaaaaatgtgcatatttcagacatagcgtgacatggtgattaatcatgatcaattaatttgaaaaccgtgattaatctgatctaaaaatctaaaaatgtaaatcattTGAGAGCCCATATGCATAATAATGCATATATATGCATTATTGATACCGATTGATACAATTgttccattgtgtgtgtgcttgtgtgtgtacgtgcggtatgtgtgtattagtgtgagTGACAGCCACATGGCAGGTTGAAAGTTGAAAGCCCCTGAGCTGCTTGGGTCGTCTGCAAGCATGCCAGCGTGACATGTGATCTTTGGGAGTCAGGAAGGGAAGCGAAGGGATGCGATCGATTCCGAGCTGTGGGTGTGACGGGATCATTCCTGAGGAAAGGATGAAGGCAGAGGAAAACTAGGACCAGAAATAATGAATACCTTTGTTATGTTTTTAGATTACGTGAACAGCGGTGGTCAGTACTTGGCTCTGCTCATCTCCACCTCTGTGtgcagcatcttcctctgcatcatcctcatcatctgCTGCCTCAGGTAACATTCATCCAAGCTTTGTTAGTCCGTCATAAAGCAGGCATCACCACAAGGTTTACTGTTTTCTTGCTGTTAGATACAAGAGGCAGGAGACAGAGCCGCGCTACAGCATCAACCTGGAGCAGGAGGACACCTACATCCCACCTGGGGAGTCGTTGAAGGACCTCATCGAGCATTCACACAGCATGGGATCTGGATCAGGATCAGGGCTCCCTCTGCTGGTAGGAAACAATAACTACAACCTCTCCGTGCTGTAGAACAGTGGGTCCTAATGTGTTACAAACAAACGCAATTTAAAAGCTAAAATAAAAAGACAGCTTCAAGTGTTTTGTGGCCTGTATTGGTGACATGTGCAGCCTTCTTTGCACATTACAGTCTATTTGGTGTGTTTGTTGATTTTCTATCCAATAATGTGATATTTTTGTGGTGATATTTTAGGTTCAGCGCACCATCGCCAAGCAGATCCAGATGGTGAAGCAGATCGGGAAGGGGCGCTACGGGGAGGTGTGGATGGGCAAGTGGCGAGGAGAGAGAGTAGCCGTCAAAGTCTTCTTCACCACCGAGGAGGAGAGCTGGTTCAGAGAGACCGAAATCTACCAGACCTTCCTCATGCGACACGACAACATCCTGGGTGAAGTCGAGCTCATGACTTCCAAAGCAAGCACGTGGTTTGACGCGTGGTGTCCATTTCAGGCTTCATCGCGGCCGACATTAAGGGCACGGGCTCGTGGACTCAGCTGTACCTGATTACGGACTACCACGAGAACGGCTCGCTGTACGACTACCTCAGGTCCAACACGCTGGACGTCAGCGCTCTGCTCAAGCTGGCCTACTCGTCCATCTCGGGCCTGTGCCACCTGCACACCGAGATCTACGGCACGCAGGGCAAACCCGCCATCGCGCACCGAGACCTCAAGAGCAAAAACGTCTTGGTCAAGAAGAACGGGTCCTGCTGCATAGCGGACCTCGGACTGGCCGTCAAATTTAACAGGTAACAGCGTTCAATTCTGCACTTCTAATgcgcatgtaaaactgtaatataCTTTTATTGCatcatattttcttttatttctctATATACCTGTTTATATTCCATATACAGGCATATGCTTTATTACTgttccattttattttgatattttgtagtcTGTCTCGCACTATTTGTATAAAATCTTACTCAATTCTGCTGAAACAGCCTCCTCATGAATACAGATTAGATTTGTACTTGCTGAGCCATGCGAAATTTGCACGTCTGTTAGTGACACCAACGAGGTGGACATACCCCCCAACCTGCGCGTGGGCACCAAGCGCTACATGCCCCCCGAGGTGCTGGACGAGAGCTTAAACAGGACGTACTTCCAGTCCTTCATCATGGCGGACATGTATAGCTTTGGACTCATTATGTGGGAGATGGTGCGGCGCTGCATCAGCGGAGGTATGTCGGAGGGTTTTTTAAGTCACATCATTGATGATTTCAAGtacttcttgtgtgtgtgtgtgtgtgtgtgtgtttgtaaaggCATGGTGGAGGAGTACCAGCTACCTTATTACGACTTGGTGCCGACTGATCCTTCCTATGATGACATGTGGAAAGTGGTGTGCTTCAAGAAACAAAGACCAGCTTTTGCTAACCGCTGGGGCAGTGATGAGGTATTCTTCCTGTCACACATTACACTCCACTTCTACTAATAGtaactataataatacaaagtaaAGTGCTAAATTGAAATGCTATTACAAACAGCTCTcagtcacaataataataaaaactagaAGAATTCCCACATGAATtttacaggatttttatttatttttttggttttttagtGTTTACGACAGTTTGGAAAGCTCATGTCGGAATGCTGGGCTCAcaatcccgcctctcgcctcaCGGCCTTGAGGGTGAAGAAGACCCTGGCTAAGATGTTGGAGTCCCAAGACATCAAACCGTCTCACAGCGACACATGAGCACACGTTGCGTAAACGTTGGACACTGTGCTTTCTGTGAAAGCTGAGTGGAGGGTCCACACTGCTGGCCTGGTGGACTTGGGGACTCGGAGGAGAGGAGGACTTCTAAAGCCATAcagcagtattattattattattgttattattattattatatgcagTCTTTTGTACtggacatgttttattttacatttgtgaCCTCATTAGGAGCATTTTCTTACTGACTTGAACTCAGCTGAATgactaaataaaacatgttaagGGTCTTTGTGCTTTTCTTCATTCATTTGCACGTTCATTAAACAGCACATTTTCAAAGTGGGGGTCTCTTTGGTTATTAAGCTCTCTGGCGCCCCCGAGTGGATACGCGTCTCACTTGTACTAAGGCGCTGAACGAACTGCGAACTGCACAAGTACATTCACTTGGACGTGTGCAAGTACTGTACTTTCCGAAGTTACACAATTATACATGTCTACCGGTCACGGCCGCTAGGGGGCATAATTCCCAAATGACAATATTAGTTTTGATGAACACACAAAAGCCTAGCATACAATTTGAGTCAGACTTTAACGTGACGTGGCCTTGAAGCACAGTAAAAACACTTAATCctattttaatatcattttaatgttttatgttCAACAAATATGCTAAATAAATctacatatacatttaaaaggTTTAGaacttatttttaataatatttttaattgtaatttttcatTACACAATTAAGTTACACGATTTGAAGTATTTCGTAATATAATACACacatgtatattatataaaaataattgataaaatcttacaaaaataaactagtCATACATTagagcaaaaatgttttaagtttcttaaacatacatataaatatatacataaatgtatgtattatatccatataaattatattttgcaTAGAACTGACAAATCATCAACCTGTCGGCATGTCTCCATACGTTCGTACTGGAGGCTGCTATGATCTGCTGTGATGTGTGCACCagcattcaaaaaacaacaacccatgTTCCTTGTGTCAGTGttgcatataaatataatttattattagtcttaaaaatcattttcttaCACTTTATACAATTGCCGGATGAGATTCAAGCGTACATGAGGATCCTCATggtacaaacaaacacacacatacatacatggtGTCATGAAGCCACAGAGCGACAAAGGCCATCCCTATAAGGACCtttaaaactaaacaaaatc
This Dunckerocampus dactyliophorus isolate RoL2022-P2 chromosome 17, RoL_Ddac_1.1, whole genome shotgun sequence DNA region includes the following protein-coding sequences:
- the bmpr1bb gene encoding bone morphogenetic protein receptor, type IBb isoform X2, translating into MLVPWLPQEPAWHVLLLLLLSGLASQSPGSHANLLDSILFRNGWKGESERRSEGGSSNSASTVTVHNMLWCHCNSNCPEDSVNNTCMTDGYCFTKVEEEEEGGRAVFITGCLGLAGSEFQCRDTWNSRSKRALECCMDEDYCNRNLHPTLRPLQTSDYVNSGGQYLALLISTSVCSIFLCIILIICCLRYKRQETEPRYSINLEQEDTYIPPGESLKDLIEHSHSMGSGSGSGLPLLVQRTIAKQIQMVKQIGKGRYGEVWMGKWRGERVAVKVFFTTEEESWFRETEIYQTFLMRHDNILGFIAADIKGTGSWTQLYLITDYHENGSLYDYLRSNTLDVSALLKLAYSSISGLCHLHTEIYGTQGKPAIAHRDLKSKNVLVKKNGSCCIADLGLAVKFNSDTNEVDIPPNLRVGTKRYMPPEVLDESLNRTYFQSFIMADMYSFGLIMWEMVRRCISGGMVEEYQLPYYDLVPTDPSYDDMWKVVCFKKQRPAFANRWGSDECLRQFGKLMSECWAHNPASRLTALRVKKTLAKMLESQDIKPSHSDT
- the bmpr1bb gene encoding bone morphogenetic protein receptor, type IBb isoform X1, whose translation is MLVPWLPQEPAWHVLLLLLLSGLASQSPGSHANLLDSILFRNGWKGESERRSEGGSSNSASTVTVHNMLWCHCNSNCPEDSVNNTCMTDGYCFTKVEEEEEGGRAVFITGCLGLAGSEFQCRDTWNSRSKRALECCMDEDYCNRNLHPTLRPLQTSDYVNSGGQYLALLISTSVCSIFLCIILIICCLRYKRQETEPRYSINLEQEDTYIPPGESLKDLIEHSHSMGSGSGSGLPLLVQRTIAKQIQMVKQIGKGRYGEVWMGKWRGERVAVKVFFTTEEESWFRETEIYQTFLMRHDNILGFIAADIKGTGSWTQLYLITDYHENGSLYDYLRSNTLDVSALLKLAYSSISGLCHLHTEIYGTQGKPAIAHRDLKSKNVLVKKNGSCCIADLGLAVKFNSDTNEVDIPPNLRVGTKRYMPPEVLDESLNRTYFQSFIMADMYSFGLIMWEMVRRCISGGMSEGFLSHIIDDFKYFLCVCVCVCVCKGMVEEYQLPYYDLVPTDPSYDDMWKVVCFKKQRPAFANRWGSDECLRQFGKLMSECWAHNPASRLTALRVKKTLAKMLESQDIKPSHSDT